The following proteins are co-located in the Colletotrichum lupini chromosome 4, complete sequence genome:
- a CDS encoding major facilitator superfamily transporter, producing the protein MAVAATSPSPSTAVDPSTRKRVLRVIAISLLLDLISFTFILPLFPKLLEFYRDREVGPEIANATGPATLLQSVLSGLNRYKAAFARPIDSRYDIVLLGGALGSLFSLLQAIASPLIGHLSDRHGRRTALLASMCGNILSVLLWVVAVDFRTFVASRVVGGLSEGNVQLATAMATDISDEQSRGSTMALIGACFSIAFTFGPGLGAWLSSISTVKENPFATAAGFSLFLILTETVYLYFCLPETLPSLTGKGRGAKKDGKSTTKPKSTPLVRTNSHFLLNAVHFVFLLFFSGMESSLSFMTYELFAFGSAKNGRLLGFVGLVASILQGGVTRRLPPLLSVRTGVVACLASFILLGRITTTGGLYAAATCLAVTSATVVSGLNTLSSFEAAEDERGGKLGILRSWGQLGRGLGPILFTSVYWWAGREVAYTMGATGMAVVAAAVFAGLKTPPGSLKKKVPAEKKAA; encoded by the exons ATGGCAGTCGCAGCGACATCACCGTCGCCCTCAACGGCAGTCGACCCCTCCACGCGCAAACGTGTGCTCAGGGTCATTGCCATCTCTCTGCTTCTCGACCTG ATCTCCTTCACCTTTATCCTCCCACTCTTCCCCAAGCTACTCGAATTCTACCGCGACCGCGAGGTCGGCCCTGAGATCGCAAACGCAACCGGCCCCGCCACCCTCCTCCAGTCCGTTCTGTCCGGTCTGAACCGTTACAAGGCCGCTTTTGCCCGCCCCATCGACTCCCGCTATGATATTGTTCTCCTCGGCGGCGCCCTCGGCTCCCTCTTCAGTCTGCTCCAGGCCATCGCCTCCCCGCTCATCGGCCACCTCTCGGACCGTCACGGCCGCCGCACCGCTCTGCTGGCTTCCATGTGCGGTAACATCCTTTCTGTGCTCCTCTGGGTCGTCGCCGTTGACTTCCGCACATTTGTCGCCTCCCGCGTCGTAGGCGGCCTGTCCGAGGGCAACGTTCAGCTCGCTACCGCCATGGCGACGGACATTTCGGACGAGCAGAGCAGAGGCTCCACCATGGCCCTCATCGGTGCCTGCTTCTCCATCGCCTTCACATTTGGTCCCGGTCTGGGCGCCTGGCTGAGCAGCATCAGCACCGTCAAGGAGAACCCCTTCGCCACGGCCGCCGGCTTCAGCTTGTTCCTTATTCTGACCGAGACTGTCTACCTCTACTTCTGCCTCCCCGAAACCCTCCCCTCATTGACGGGCAAGGGCCGCGGCGCGAAGAAGGATGGCAAGAGCACGACGAAACCGAAATCGACACCCTTGGTCCGAACGAACTCGCACTTCCTTCTCAACGCCGTCCACttcgtcttcctcctcttcttctccggCATGGAGTCCTCTCTCTCCTTCATGACCTATGAGCTCTTCGCCTTCGGGTCCGCCAAGAACGGCCGCCTCCTCGGTTTCGTTGGTCTCGTCGCCTCGATTCTTCAGGGTGGTGTCACTCGCCGCCTCCCACCTCTGCTCTCCGTGCGCACTGGTGTCGTGGCATGTCTGGCATCTTTTATCCTCCTGGGCCGCATCACGACCACCGGCGGGCTGTACGCCGCAGCGACGTGTCTTGCTGTCACATCCGCAACCGTTGTCTCAGGTCTTAACACGCTGAGCAGCTTCGAGGCTGCCGAGGACGAGCGCGGTGGCAAGCTTGGTATCCTCCGCAGCTGGGGCCAGCTTGGCCGTGGGTTGGGGCCGATTCTCTTTACCAGCGTATACTGGTGGGCTGGCCGCGAAGTTGCGTACACCATGGGTGCCACGGGTATGGCTGTCGTGGCCGCCGCAGTGTTTGCCGGCCTCAAGACGCCGCCCGGGTCATTGAAGAAGAAGGTGCCTGccgagaagaaggcggcGTGA
- a CDS encoding oxidoreductase: protein MADRYVAIHADPKGPGDARPTAEQIVRDENLVPSGLASKTALITGCSAGIGTETAKALYLAGATLYLTARNLSKARKALGDDLVNDTARVHLLELDLESLASVRACAAAFLASTDELDILICNAGVMTPPEGRTRDGFETQFGTNHLAHFLLFNLLRPALLKAATTSPSHTSSRVVIVSSVAHRFGQPNFANINFDGCYDPMATYAQSKTANLWTANEIERRYGAQGIHALSLQPGGVITELMRHMPEEQQGGFAKHPYLSKIFKTAPQGASTSVWAATAAALEGKGGLYLEDCQIIGPWDPAGEPWGPGYGEHAYDVEKATLLWEKSLEWVGL from the coding sequence ATGGCAGACCGCTACGTCGCAATCCACGCCGACCCCAAGGGCCCAGGCGACGCCCGCCCAACAGCAGAACAAATCGTCCGCGACGAAAACCTCGTCCCCTCAGGCCTCGCCTCCAAAACCGCCCTCATCACAGGCTGCTCCGCCGGCATCGGCACCGAAACCGCCAAGGCCCTCTACCTCGCCGGCGCAACCCTCTACCTGACGGCCCGCAACCTCTCCAAAGCCCGCAAAGCCCTCGGCGACGACCTCGTCAACGACACAGCCCGCGTCCACCTGCTCGAACTCGACCTCGAATCCCTCGCCAGCGTCCGCGCCTGCGCCGCCGCCTTCCTCGCCAGCACAGACGAGCTCGACATCCTCATCTGCAACGCGGGCGTCATGACCCCGCCCGAAGGCCGCACGAGGGACGGCTTCGAGACGCAGTTCGGCACGAACCACCTCGCccacttcctcctcttcaACCTCCTCCGCCCCGCCCTCCTCAAAGCCGCGACAACCTCCCCATCCCACACCTCCTCCCGCGTGGTCATCGTCTCCTCCGTAGCCCACCGCTTCGGCCAGCCAAACTTCGCCAACATCAACTTTGACGGCTGCTACGACCCCATGGCAACCTACGCCCAAAGCAAGACCGCAAACCTCTGGACGGCCAACGAGATCGAGCGCCGGTACGGCGCCCAGGGCATCCACGCCCTGAGCCTGCAGCCCGGAGGCGTCATCACGGAGCTGATGCGCCACATGCCCGAGGAGCAGCAGGGCGGCTTCGCCAAGCACCCGTACCTCTCCAAGATCTTCAAGACGGCGCCGCAGGGGGCCTCGACGTCCGTGTGGGCCgccacggcggcggcgctcgAGGGCAAGGGAGGGCTGTACCTCGAGGACTGTCAGATTATCGGGCCGTGGGATCCGGCTGGGGAGCCGTGGGGGCCCGGGTACGGCGAGCACGCGTATGACGTTGAAAAGGCGACTTTGCTTTGGGAGAAGTCGCTCGAATGGGTCGGGCTGTGA